In Colletotrichum lupini chromosome 6, complete sequence, a single window of DNA contains:
- a CDS encoding ATP synthase F1, whose product MSYNAPSNTSIATSGAPRAAVWSLKSSNPDLPAESAILPDDGSNGTESVFDDDKRRRVEPQSFADGGKFRSVVKIQACFNKGNGSVWMMGSGWLISPDTVVTAGHVVYDWGHRLQSATEIKCYIGYSGRASIGTPNVQARFGERIITTAEWIEAAGNRRHDVAFIKVNRPFTGNLRNIPFKETPLFAKNANIGVVGYPGDKYLEGQNGQSGEKGAQIPQFPQAQRQGIKVLTANGNARPSSNISASNGAPSNGQVKNGSAPYSNGYGNGNTYNGNGNGYSNGASNGHSNGYNGFRQENVSSPPQPTHYNSGTGLQESSDEEGFLDIIRSIAKVAGPVVSTVTPFLGPIGGPIGAIAGGILSTVGGAESALEDGNATAAVETAINSGATERAVLAEASLQALLKLEDTPETAEILHTINSKYNAFRPKLDAIAKVAQPQLTEAGLHLAHRQMAKIQERGASGFQESDIELPREQLRGLQYNQQGSQGAFVQGLLAPTRPVSGEEGFFDSLGSVLSKGISFAKPFIASAAQGALSGVIGRLGGGAESSFDTPAVGSHEYATLLAFKRAAAAEAALQTLMALPKEKLDRLRVSEPQNGEEGFFDVIKAGVQKIAPSVLDIAKTAMRKVVPVIVDAASQKIKSAVGQESANSAPRNNVTSTTSVIRTKRSVLDLLTASDQSYKGAKVSNSPDDSDHMNATLEELLKSRESTWVPSLHKRKSWDSNDDGLCMMDDEDL is encoded by the exons ATGTCTTACAACGCCCCTTCCAACACTTCCATCGCCACCAGCGGCGCTCCTCGCGCTGCGGTCTGGAGCTTGAAGTCCTCCAACCCTGATCTCCCTGCCGAGTCTGCCATCTTGCCCGATGATGGCAGCAACGGCACTGAGTCCGTCTTCGACGATGACAAGCGTCGTCGCGTCGAGCCTCAGAGCTTTGCTGATGGTGGCAAGTTCCGAT CTGTCGTTAAGATCCAGGCTTGCTTCAACAAGGGCAACGGCAGCGTCTGGATGATGGGCTCCGGCTGGCTCATCAGCCCGGACACCGTCGTCACCGCCGGTCATGTCGTCTACGACTGGGGTCACCGCCTCCAGAGCGCTACGGAAATCAAGTGCTACATTGGATACTCTGGCCGCGCGTCCATTGGCACCCCCAATGTCCAAGCCCGTTTTGGCGAGCGTATCATCACCACCGCTGAGTGGATCGAGGCTGCCGGCAACCGCAGACACGATGTTGCCTTCATCAAGGTCAACCGTCCCTTCACCGGAAACCTCCGAAACATCCCGTTCAAGGAGACTCCTTTGTTCGCCAAGAACGCCAACATTGGTGTTGTTGGATACCCTGGTGACAAATACCTCGAGGGCCAGAACGGACAGAGCGGAGAGAAGGGTGCCCAGAT CCCCCAGTTCCCACAAGCACAGCGCCAGGGTATCAAGGTTCTCACTGCCAACGGCAATGCTCGTCCCAGCAGCAACATCAGCGCCTCCAACGGCGCGCCCAGCAACGGGCAGGTCAAGAACGGCAGCGCCCCCTATTCCAACGGTTACGGCAACGGCAACACGTACAACGGTAACGGCAACGGATATTCCAATGGTGCCTCCAACGGACACAGCAACGGCTACAACGGCTTTCGCCAGGAGAACGTGTCTTCTCCCCCGCAGCCGACCCACTACAACTCGGGCACGGGTCTTCAGGAGAGCTCGGATGAGGAGGGCTTTCTCGATATCATCAGGTCGATCGCCAAGGTCGCCGGACCTGTCGTCTCGACTGTCACTCCTTTCCTTGGCCCCATTGGTGGGCCCATCGGTGCCATCGCTGGCGGCATCCTTTCGACTGTCGGAGGTGCCGAAAGCGCTCTCGAGGACGGCAACGCGACTGCCGCGGTCGAGACCGCGATCAACTCGGGCGCCACTGAGCGCGCGGTGCTCGCCGAGGCGTCGCTTCAGGCCCTACTGAAGCTCGAGGATACCCCCGAGACCGCTGAGATTCTCCACACCATCAACTCGAAGTACAACGCCTTCAGACCCAAGTTGGATGCCATCGCCAAGGTTGCTCAGCCCCAGCTCACTGAGGCCGGGCTTCACCTGGCTCATCGCCAGATGGCCAAGATCCAGGAACGAGGAGCCTCTGGATTCCAGGAATCTGATATCGAGCTTCCTCGCGAGCAGCTCAGGGGGCTCCAGTACAACCAGCAGGGTTCGCAAGGAGCCTTTGTTCAGGGCCTTCTGGCACCCACTCGTCCGGTCTCGGGCGAAGAGGGTTTCTTTGACTCCCTCGGCTCCGTCTTGAGCAAGGGCATCAGCTTCGCCAAGCCCTTCATTGCGAGTGCCGCGCAGGGAGCACTCTCCGGCGTCATCGGCCGTCTCGGTGGTGGCGCAGAGTCCTCCTTCGACACCCCCGCCGTCGGCTCTCACGAGTATGCCACACTCCTCGCGTTCAAGCGTGCTGCTGCGGCAGAAGCCGCTCTGCAGACCCTCATGGCTCTGCCCAAGGAGAAGCTCGACCGCCTTCGCGTCAGCGAGCCCCAGAACGGCGAGGAGGGCTTCTTCGACGTTATCAAGGCCGGCGTCCAGAAGATAGCCCCCTCCGTGTTGGACATCGCCAAGACTGCCATGCGCAAGGTCGTCCCCGTCATCGTCGACGCTGCCTCCCAGAAGATCAAGAGCGCCGTCGGACAGGAGAGCGCCAACTCGGCTCCCCGTAACAATGTCACCAGCACTACCAGTGTCATTCGGACCAAGAGGTCCGTCCTAGACTTGCTTACCGCGTCGGATCAGTCCTACAAGGGAGCGAAGGTGAGCAACAGCCCCGATGATTCCGACCATATGAACGCCACCCTCGAGGAGCTCCTCAAGTCCCGTGAGAGTACATGGGTGCCTTCGCTCCACAAGCGCAAGTCCTGGGACTCGAACGACGACGGCCTCTGCATGATGGACGACGAGGATCTTTGA
- a CDS encoding phosphatase DCR2, whose translation MKQFNTVITDLTVTSCASPGVPVACPLEKRTWNRLEKDLYLHAGEQTAWIYLEERDKADVANGNRVITDIWVGATKPPGDSEDGWEQRSCGIWILRSHYTDHYLRLLTGIDVLFGTDAVDPRPGWTLLPAPLQLEDQPDVPAPRLSARFGPPIPRPDDPNAPLRVNKDGKFKIVQISDTHMVTGAGVCNDAIDANGQPLPSIEADPNTIKFIGEILDVEKPDLVILSGDQVHHDIPDTQSPLFKVVSPLISRSIPFAVVFGNHDDEGTYALSPQAGPESVDGVGNYYLQLFSSDEKQAPLATIFFFDSHGQITSDDKNPDYEPIQQSQIDWFTSTSRHLRKTRIAKRDASSPFLSLAFMHIPFPEYAGDDLSISGGRRREPTEGPSINTHLYDALVQEEVSAVGCGHDHVNDFCALLPKLQRGHLVERDDQSVKHGPWLCYNGGSGFGGYCSYDENRYYRRTRVWEIDANKGDLKTWKRIEYSGNRFEEVILVEGGRITAPSKMLETEKTCRIL comes from the exons ATGAAGCAATTTAACACCGTGATAACAGATTTAACCGTCACATCCTGTGCCTCACCTGGCGTCCCAGTCGCCTGCCCTCTGGAAAAGAGGACATGGAATCGACTCGAGAAAGATCTCTACCTTCACGCAGGCGAGCAGACAGCATGGATATACCTTGAAGAAAGGGATAAGGCCGATGTTGCCAATGGCAATCGCGTCATCACGGATATCTGGGTTGGCGCCACGAAGCCCCCCGGTGATAGCGAGGACGGCTGGGAGCAACGATCCTGCGGCATTTGGATCCTGAGAAGTCACTACACTGACCACTATTTGAGATTATTGACAGGTATTGACGTTCTCTTCGGAACGGATGCTGTCGACCCACGACCAGGCTGGACACTATTACCCGCACCCCTCCAACTTGAGGATCAACCGGACGTGCCCGCACCGAGGCTTTCAGCGCGATTTGGTCCACCAATACCCAGACCAGACGACCCGAATGCCCCTTTACGTGTCAACAAAGACGGAAAATTCAAGATCGTCCAGATTTCCGACACGCACATGGTCACGGGTGCTGGAGTTTGCAACGATGCCATCGACGCAAATGGTCAACCTTTACCTAGTATTGAAGCTGATCCGAACACGATTAAGTTCATTGGGGAAATTTTGGACGTCGAGAAACCCGACTTGGTGATTCTCAGCGGGGACCAAGTACATCATGATATACCAGACACACAATCCCCTTTGTTCAAGGTTGTGTCACCTTTGATCAGTCGATCGATTCCTTTCGCGGTGGTTTTTGGAAATCATGACGATGAGGGCACCTACGCGCTGTCGC CACAGGCTGGGCCCGAGTCAGTAGATGGTGTGGGCAACTACTATCTCCAACTCTTTTCCAGCGACGAAAAGCAGGCCCCATTAGCAACAATCTTCTTTTTCGACTCTCATGGGCAAATCACGAGTGATGACAAGAATCCCGACTACGAACCAATCCAGCAGAGTCAAATCGACTGGTTCACCTCCACTTCACGGCATCTAAGAAAGACCCGCATTGCAAAGAGAGACGCTAGCTCTCCCTTTCTTTCTTTGGCTTTCATGCACATACCCTTCCCCGAATACGCAGGAGACGATTTGTCGATAAGCGGTGGCAGGCGGAGAGAACCAACCGAAGGCCCCAGCATCAACACGCATCTTTACGATGCTCTAGTGCAAGAAGAGGTGTCTGCGGTGGGCTGTGGGCACGATCATGTCAACGACTTCTGCGCTTTATTGCCGAAGTTGCAGCGAGGTCATTTGGTAGAACGTGACGATCAATCGGTCAAGCATGGCCCGTGGCTCTGTTACAATGGAGGTAGCGGGTTCGGGGGTTACTGTTCCTATGATGAAAATCGTTACTACAGAAGGACACGAGTCTGGGAGATCGACGCGAACAAGGGCGATTTGAAGACATGGAAGCGCATCGAGTACTCCGGTAACCGATTCGAGGAAGTAATACTTGTAGAAGGTGGCCGAATCACAGCTCCCTCAAAAATGTTAGAAACCGAGAAGACATGCAGAATCCTGTAG
- a CDS encoding CFEM domain-containing protein has protein sequence MASFFRLVLALLLGILVAVRAQETTISATKLTYPACATKCIASAFGGGYCAPTNQTCICTNQQFQLNVTLCVSASCTIPEALATKNASLTNCGAPVRNRSGEYVVLSNVMAILAAVCVLSRFGYKIFLAGLDVGWDDWFVMATLIAAMPSAVITVHGTTANGLGRDIWTLTPEQITNVLFYFYIMAWLYFLQVTLVKLAIIFFYMRIFPAREVQRVLWATTIFIIVWGFAFVITAVFQCKPIHYFWVKWDRMHEGSCANANAISWSNAAISIALDLWMLAIPLWQLRALRLHWKKKVGVALMFIVGTFVTVVSIIRLQSLVDFAKGSNATMDFIDVSVWSTIEICVGIMCACLPSIRMILVKIFPAMSGSTLRSKGRQYYQQYGSDVRSKNAAQRSQARTVGVVTVDRSNSVHDAHDRQIKFQKTFTVSYSDSDEADLVPMNNLQKPGRVHR, from the exons ATGGCATCCTTCTTCCGCCTCGTGTTGGCGTTGCTCCTTGGCATCCTCGTCGCCGTACGGGCGCAGGAAACGACGATTTCTGCCACCAAACTCACTTATCCGGCATGCGCT ACAAAATGCATAGCTAGCGCTTTTGGTGGCGGCTACTGTGCTCCCACAAACCAGACTTGTATTTGCACGAACCAGCAATTCCAACTAAACGTCACGCTGTGTGTCTCGGCAAGTTGCACGATACCAGAAGCACTCG CCACGAAGAATGCGAGCTTGACAAACTGCGGCGCTCCCGTGCGCAATCGATCCGGCGAATATGTCGTACTCTCCAACGTCATGGCCATCCTGGCAGCGGTCTGCGTTCTTAGCCGGTTCGGATACAAGATCTTTCTCGCGGGACTCGACGTCGGCTGGGATGATTGGTTCGTCATGGCGACGTTGATCGCAGCCATGCCGAGCGCCGTCATCACTGTTCATGGAACCACTGCGAACGGTCTGGGAAGAGACATTTGGACGCTGACGCCTGAGCAAATCACCAACGTCCTCTTTTACTTCTATATCATGGCCTGGCTGTACTTCTTGCAGGTGACGCTGGTCAAGCTCGCCATTATCTTCTTCTACATGCGCATCTTCCCCGCGCGAGAGGTCCAGCGCGTTCTCTGGGCGACGACAATCTTCATCATTGTCTGGGGGTTCGCGTTCGTCATCACTGCAGTTTTTCAGTGCAAGCCGATTCACTATTTCTGGGTCAAGTGGGATCGCATGCACGAGGGCAGTTGCGCAAACGCAAACGCCATCAGTTGGTCCAACGCCGCCATCAGCATCGCGCTGGATCTATGGATGCTCGCAATCCCCCTCTGGCAGTTGCGAGCTTTGCGACTGCACTGGAAGAAGAAGGTCGGAGTCGCGTTAATGTTCATCGTGGGCACATT TGTCACCGTCGTGAGCATCATCCGATTGCAGTCCCTGGTCGACTTTGCAAAGGGATCCAACGCTACCATGGACTTTATCGACGTTAGCGTGTGGAGCACGATTGAGATCTGCGTAGGCATCATGTGTGCGTGCTTGCCGTCCATCCGCATGATCTTGGTCAAGATCTTCCCGGCCATGTCCGGCTCGACACTTCGTAGCAAGGGACGTCAATATTATCAGCAGTACGGGAGCGACGTCAGGTCCAAGAATGCCGCTCAGCGCAGCCAGGCTCGGACTGTTGGTGTAGTCACCGTTGACCGGTCCAACTCCGTTCACGATGCGCATGATCGGCAGATCAAGTTCCAGAAGACGTTTACGGTATCCTATAGTGATAGCGACGAGGCGGATCTTGTGCCGATGAATAATCTCCAGAAGCCGGGAAGAGTTCATCGCTAG
- a CDS encoding FAD binding domain-containing protein, translating to MVSSRPRTPDCQSDRFGALQPCHIRLWITQLQCCHYNPYRVRKEAEFTSISKSRGPRASRGRDVGIPHDGCEGYMSSRTSHTFRGLHLIFINMRLSYLAVATALATITTAAATPKQQCHCLPGDSCWPSVSAWNLLNATVGGRLVATKPIGSPCHDPTYDAAACAALQSSWTNPLTHIPSSSSVMQSYFANQSCDPFTDRAVPCTLGNYVSYAVDVRCTADVSLALTFAKLNNLRVVVRNTGHDFLGRSTGAGALAIWTNHLKTIDFSTWSDKYYTGPAVNVGAGVLGYEILEAAHAKGLAVVSGECATVGLAGGFTQGGGHSALSTQFGLGADQTLAFQVVTADGKTVVASATQNTDLYWALSGGGGGTFGVVTGLTVRAYPAQTVGGAAFQLLAATTTPEKFNAAVSKFHELLPAMTDQGAFAVFLHNAQFLVLRPLTVWNSTAAYVRDVVLAPFTKALQEELGITLAVAYSELSYRDHYDRYMGPLPQGNLEVTRYQFGGRLIPREAIENNNAEYQKVVQNLTANGVLLAGSVGHYNKPAGAPENSVHPAWRKAVMQLQLITNWDNAAPWADMEASQKRMTEEFVPWITAVTPGSASYMNEADFRQPDWQNAFFGTNYAKLLTIKKKYDPESLFYVLKGVGSEAWTVAANGQMLSLGLRMFSPVIVQIAVASLTECPLLCVTKKIQSVLVCGRIPAHFAEVSHMIASTRTATLLLSDHHGVHRNHRTMSLTDEIYPTLSRETKSTRLLQFQPQQEDEPLQCTLTTHSLNDAPPFIALSYVWGAPEPTHDITINEVTFRVRENLWHALQQLENIANNDGNCISQQKKSGTILPKYFWVDAICINQHDNSERGHQVGLMKDIFSMAHFVISWIGQEEGEIAAMLEYLKGLKHTARRERNHYLRSQKRKFSFKDVKWFVSRPYWSRIWIVQEFTLARELWVLCGSVAISWTSLQQFRPFGISDQTNLGFKHLSKSESHYSIEPRVNSCRELSKLRRSWQTDPKRPSFTDKDPGFGARPKLTRLLAFSKDYHCTDPRDRVYGLLGLTEEDGIQDRLPADYNITPFQLYHRVINHLKSQGQSFLPHLFRDRLAQGLQICDHDSLPTSTFLYEIVASRCVKRLLHTGANMWREQFLKEVTGFLEIADGDGDAHAMFSRIICGMSSFPSNEDPTTWAEFVAALKNALRVNDKDLLKFPTIEVDSFNERS from the exons ATGGTTTCTTCCCGTCCGCGTACTCCAGACTGTCAGTCGGACCGGTTTGGGGCATTGCAGCC TTGCCACATACGACTCTGGATAACGCAGTTGCAATGCTGCCATTACAATCCGTATCGAGTTCGAAAGGAGGCGGAGTTTACATCCATCTCGAAAAGCCGAGGCCCTCGTGCTTCCAGGGGTAGAGATGTTGGCATCCCGCATGATGGATGCGAGGGATATATGAGTTCCAGAACCAGTCACACTTTTCGTGGCTTGCACCTAATCT TCATCAACATGAGGCTCTCTTATCTGGCCGTAGCCACCGCCTTGGCTACCATCACAACAGCTGCAGCAACCCCCAAGCAGCAATGTCACTGCCTGCCCGGTGACTCTTGTTGGCCCTCAGTCTCCGCCTGGAACCTGCTCAACGCAACCGTTGGTGGGCGTCTGGTCGCCACCAAGCCCATTGGATCGCCCTGCCATGATCCTACATACGATGCCGCGGCTTGTGCTGCTCTGCAGTCATCCTGGACCAACCCCTTGACACA CATTCCCTCCTCGTCTTCTGTTATGCAATCTTACTTTGCCAACCAGTCCTGCGACCCTTTTACTGACAGAGCTGTCCCCTGCACCCTCGGCAACTATGTTAGCTACGCTGTCGATGTCCGCTGCACCGCAGACGTCAGCCTTGCTCTCACGTTTGCCAAACTCAACAACCTCCGAGTCGTCGTCCGCAACACCGGTCATGA CTTCCTTGGACGTTCTACCGGTGCCGGGGCCCTTGCGATCTGGACCAACCACTTGAAGACTATTGACTTCTCAACATGGTCTGACAAGTACTACACCGGCCCGGCCGTGAATGTCGGTGCCGGTGTCCTCGGTTACGAGATCCTTGAGGCTGCCCATGCAAAGGGTCTTGCTGTCGTCTCTGGTGAATGCGCCACAGTTGGCCTTGCTGGCGGTTTCACTCAGGGAGGTGGCCACTCTGCCTTGTCAACTCAGTTCGGTCTCGGAGCCGATCAGACCCTCGCCTTCCAAGTAGTCACCGCCGACGGTAAGACTGTCGTCGCCTCTGCGACACAGAACACCGACTTGTACTGGGCCCTCagcggtggcggcggcggcacgtTCGGCGTCGTCACTGGCCTGACCGTCCGTGCCTACCCGGCCCAAACCGTCGGCGGTGCTGCCTTCCAGCTTCTCGCCGCGACGACCACGCCCGAGAAGTTCAACGCCGCTGTCTCCAAGTTCCACGAGCTGCTGCCCGCCATGACAGACCAGGGCGCTTTTGCTGTCTTCCTCCACAACGCCCAGTTCCTCGTCCTTCGTCCCTTGACTGTCTGGAACTCGACTGCTGCCTACGTTCGCGACGTCGTCCTTGCGCCCTTCACCAAGGCCCTCCAGGAGGAACTTGGTATCACTCTGGCCGTTGCTTACAGCGAGCTGTCTTACCGCGACCACTACGACCGCTACATGGGTCCTCTTCCCCAAGGCAACCTTGAGGTGACGCGCTACCAGTTCGGTGGTCGTCTTATCCCCCGCGAAGCGATCGAGAACAACAACGCAGAATACCAAAAGGTCGTCCAGAACCTGACCGCCAACGGCGTCCTCCTCGCCGGTAGCGTCGGACACTACAACAAGCCCGCCGGTGCGCCCGAGAACTCGGTTCACCCGGCGTGGCGCAAGGCCGTCATGCAGCTCCAGCTCATTACTAACTGGGACAATGCTGCGCCGTGGGCCGATATGGAGGCTTCGCAGAAACGCATGACGGAGGAGTTCGTGCCTTGGATTACGGCTGTTACTCCGGGTAGCGCTTCGTACATGAACGAGGCTGACTTCAGGCAGCCGGATTGGCAGAATGCCTTCTTTGGTACCAACTACGCCAAGTTGCTCACGATTAAGAAGAAGTATGATCCTGAATCGCTCTTCTACGTCCTTAAGGGCGTCGGTAGCGAGGCGTGGACTGTTGCAGCCAACGGACAGAT GCTATCTCTAGGGTTGAGGATGTTCTCTCCAGTCATTGTACAAATTGCGGTAGCGAGTCTGACCGAATGCCCCCTCCTTTGCGTCACAAAGAAGATCCAATCAGTGCTAGTCTGTGGCAGGATACCCGCTCAC TTTGCTGAGGTTTCTCACATGATTGCATCAACAAGAACCGC CACTCTGTTACTCTCAGATCACCACGGGGTCCACCGAAATCACAGAACCATGTCTTTGACGGATGAAATCTACCCTACGCTGAGTCGCGAAACAAAATCAACCAGGCTCCTGCAATTTCAGCCCCAGCAGGAAGACGAACCCTTGCAATGCACGCTGACAACACACTCGCTTAACGACGCTCCCCCGTTTATCGCTCTCTCATACGTTTGGGGAGCGCCTGAACCAACCCACGACATAACCATCAACGAAGTTACATTCCGGGTGCGAGAGAATCTATGGCACGCCCTCCAACAACTGGAAAATATCGCCAACAACGACGGAAACTGCATCTCACAGCAGAAGAAGTCCGGCACGATATTACCAAAATACTTCTGGGTTGACGCGATTTGCATCAACCAACATGACAACTCGGAGCGCGGTCATCAAGTCGGCTTGATGAAGGACATTTTTTCCATGGCACACTTTGTGATTTCGTGGATAGGACAGGAAGAAGGCGAAATCGCCGCCATGCTTGAATATCTCAAGGGCCTCAAGCACACTGCCCGAAGGGAGAGGAACCACTACCTTCGCTCACAGAAGCGGAAGTTCTCTTTTAAAGACGTAAAGTGGTTTGTGTCACGACCGTATTGGTCCCGGATATGGATTGTGCAAGAGTTTACTTTGGCTAGAGAGTTATGGGTATTATGCGGATCTGTCGCCATATCATGGACTTCCCTGCAACAGTTTCGACCATTTGGCATATCTGACCAGACAAATCTTGGGTTCAAGCATCTCTCAAAGTCGGAAAGTCATTACAGCATCGAGCCCCGTGTCAACAGCTGTAGAGAGTTATCAAAACTCCGACGGTCGTGGCAAACAGATCCGAAACGCCCTTCCTTCACAGACAAAGACCCCGGCTTTGGAGCGAGACCCAAATTGACCCGCCTTCTCGCCTTTTCGAAAGACTATCATTGTACGGATCCTCGGGACCGGGTGTATGGTCTACTGGGGCTGACAGAGGAGGACGGCATCCAAGACCGATTGCCAGCTGACTACAACATTACGCCGTTCCAACTCTATCACCGAGTGATCAACCATTTGAAGAGTCAAGGGCAGTCTTTTCTCCCTCACCTGTTTCGTGACAGGCTTGCTCAGGGACTCCAAATATGCGATCACGACAGTCTCCCAACGTCTACGTTTCTCTACGAAATAGTGGCGAGCCGATGTGTGAAAAGACTCCTACACACTGGTGCAAATATGTGGAGAGAGCAATTTCTAAAGGAAGTCACGGGGTTTCTAGAGATTGCGGATGGAGATGGTGATGCTCATGCAATGTTCTCCAGGATCATCTGCGGAATGAGCTCCTTTCCTTCCAACGAAGACCCAACCACTTGGGCAGAGTTTGTTGCAGCCCTAAAGAATGCTTTGAGAGTTAATGACAAAGACTTATTGAAGTTCCCGACAATTGAAGTTGATAGTTTTAATGAGAGGTCATGA
- a CDS encoding B-cell lymphoma 3-encoded protein — protein MDPLSITTSILTILQLTGKGSGLALGALKSLWEAPEIFKQLITDAEILRGLLLDTEACLRSRHRDSHEDPIPPSIVHVLKAIKERVTEFELLVHTRLSCRQTKDGNVVTKVKRARMLQLEADIQRIKMNIRDSCDILRTQLDLLQLDDKELLTTTVLQVQSVTVASHNAICALQEQHHKTQKDMQIGFQSLNAMQHNLLRSMQPLIEQAQSLSPGQISTSEPDLQVANSGVSANSPAVLISASVNSHRCPRGCRCRCHTRAAVRTPPWLRNVVGQLHWSFDSSISMRPCNYAPCRKSLSKHNITCYFPPWLVSRAIMASVNLENVFDAGAKVSVNVPLIVPEKDHIVWPLVMAGNLGQLRELLSKDRNLMYVRNQWGQSIMHVAAKIHQPAVFNFLKNEGMDENLADENQKSAAITVLTRRGSQEYNLPVDTEDLADRLGWTNLHKVAALGARHGQEITEALLRESEYSDINTKDILGRTPLHWLAENGKSDAIRLITQDPWSAAVQARDLCGFTALHCACWADDFDSIVALLDVGIDVNALDKHMRTPMMHMSSPEILKYLLRKGADVHISDDEAANIMHHACVSDQEDLVEILLREYSHFLLTRNHTGDTPLGQAIANNSLAVLKVMAPYLQGFPELQSPVPNESLMQPERLSLLNNNKRSLLHLTALHGSTEAMDILASANLCGVDTTIRDKDGHTPNECFVRCRDNHCAVTRKPFESEKLAWVSLMNSARGQELPFQGLTGQDADDESTIVASEDEWGHRKISTASYVFIDPSGGEVSSDDEFVDAEDEVRE, from the exons ATGGATCCCTTGTCGATCACAACCAGCATTCTCACGATACTTCAACTGACTGGCAAAGGCTCAGGGCTAGCTTTAGGCGCGCTCAAGTCATTATGGGAAGCACCAGAAATATTCAAGCAGCTCATTACCGATGCCGAGATATTACGAG GTTTACTTCTGGATACAGAGGCCTGTCTCCGTAGCCGGCACAGAGATAGTCATGAAGATCCAATACCACCATCCATTGTTCATGTCCTCAAAGCCATCAAAGAGCGCGTGACAGAGTTTGAATTGCTAGTTCA CACCCGACTTTCGTGTCGGCAAACCAAGGATGGAAATGTTGTTACCAAAGTCAAGCGAGCAAGGATGCTGCAATTGGAAGCCGATATCCAACGCATCAAGATGAACATTCGAGATTCATGCGATATTTTACGGACTCAACTCGATTTACTTCAACTAGACGACAA AGAGCTCCTCACAACAACAGTCCTTCAAGTCCAGAGTGTAACAGTCGCAAGCCATAATGCCATTTGTGCCCTACAAGAGCAACATCATAAAACCCAAAAAGACATGCAGATCGGCTTTCAGAGTTTGAACGCTATGCAACATAACCTTCTTCGTTCCATGCAGCCCCTGATTGAGCAGGCCCAGAGCCTGAGTCCAGGACAAATATCGACGAGCGAGCCCGATTTACAAGTGGCCAACAGCGGGGTATCAGCCAACAGTCCAGCTGTTCTCATCTCTGCGAGTGTAAACTCGCATCGATGTCCGCGAGGGTGCCGATGCCGATGTCACACCCGGGCAGCGGTCCGTACACCCCCGTGGCTGAGAAACGTCGTCGGCCAGCTCCACTGGAGTTTCGACTCGTCAATATCAATGCGACCTTGCAACTATGCACCATGTAGGAAGAGCCTGAGTAAACACAACATCACCTGCTACTTCCCACCCTGGCTGGTTTCGAGAGCGATAATGGCTTCCGTTAACCTGGAGAACGTCTTCGATGCTGGGGCGAAGGTTTCAGTCAACGTGCCGCTGATCGTCCCGGAAAAGGACCATATTGTCTGGCCGCTCGTGATGGCCGGAAATCTCGGGCAGTTGCGGGAGTTACTATCGAAAGACCGGAATCTGATGTATGTCAGGAATCAATGGGGCCAATCCATTATGCAC GTCGCTGCTAAGATTCATCAGCCAGCCGTCTTCAACTTCCTCAAGAATGAAGGCATGGATGAGAATCTCGCAGATGAAAACCAAAAGTCCGCAGCCATCACTGTCCTTACTCGCAGAGGAAGCCAAGAATACAACCTCCCAGTTGATACAGAGGATCTTGCCGATAGGCTAGGCTGGACCAATCTTCACAAAGTCGCCGCTTTGGGAGCGCGACATGGTCAAGAAATAACGGAAGCCCTTCTACGAGAATCCGAGTACTCAGATATCAACACGAAGGACATCCTCGGCCGGACTCCGCTCCACTGGCTAGCTGAGAACGGCAAATCGGACGCTATCCGGCTCATTACTCAGGACCCATGGAGCGCCGCTGTCCAAGCCAGAGACCTTTGTGGGTTCACGGCGCTGCACTGTGCATGCTGGGCGGACGATTTTGATAGCATCGTTGCACTGCTCGACGTAGGGATAGACGTCAACGCCCTTGATAAGCACATGCGAACACCCATGATGCACATGAGTAGTCCGGAGATACTGAAGTACTTGTTGCGCAAGGGGGCTGATGTGCACATCAGCGATGATGAAGCGGCGAATATCATGCATCATGCTTGTGTGTCCGATCAGGAAGACCTCGTCGAGATTCTACTGAGAGAATACAGCCACTTCTTACTTACCAGGAATCATACAGGCGACACGCCGCTCGGGCAAGCCATCGCAAACAACAGCCTTGCAGTATTGAAGGTGATGGCTCCTTACCTTCAGGGCTTCCCG GAATTGCAGTCTCCGGTGCCTAATGAAAGTTTGATGCAGCCCGAAAGACTGAGCCTCTTGAACAACAATAAGAGGAGCTTGCTCCACCTGACAGCTTTACATGGGAGCACGGAGGCGATGGACATCCTAGCATCCGCCAATCTCTGTGGCGTGGATACGACGATCAGAGACAAAGATGGGCACACTCCCAACGAGTGTTTCGTCAGATGCCGCGACAACCACTGCGCCGTTACCCGTAAGCCATTCGAATCAGAGAAGCTTGCATGGGTCTCATTGATGAACTCTGCACGAGGGCAGGAGTTGCCGTTTCAGGGTCTGACGGGACAAGACGCCGACGATGAATCGACGATAGTTGCATCTGAAGATGAGTGGGGCCATAGGAAAATATCTACGGCCAGCTATGTGTTTATTGATCCGAGTGGCGGTGAGGTATCATCTGACGATGAGTTCGTAGATGCGGAGGACGAGGTCCGGGAGTAA